Genomic segment of Arachis hypogaea cultivar Tifrunner chromosome 16, arahy.Tifrunner.gnm2.J5K5, whole genome shotgun sequence:
CTGGATCCCGAAAATCTGATTTTGTCAATCTACAAACAAAACCAGGCCACGTTAAACATAACTGACCAATAAACGGGAAACATGCTTTCATATATATAGCAACAAACTTATGAGGTTTTCCGGCAGAAAAATCCCTCTTGCTTTCATATATTCAATGGTGGATAAGGCTATTTAATAAGATAATTTTCCATTTTGAAAGCTCAACTTAATGTACGGAAATTTGCAAAGAAGCTTTCCTAAGAATTTTGGAATGCAAATATTATTAAACTAACTTTGACAACATCTTTGGAAATAGAAATCATTACTAACAGAGACTGATCCTAAAATTCTTTAAATTTCTGACAACCGTAAATGGAAATTACCAATGTCAAGTTCATCATTAACAGAACCACAAATCTAAGATTTCAATAATATAGCTGCATGAAAGAACAACAAACCTAAGAACACCTTCAACACACTCGTCAATAAAGGTAAATGATCGTGTTTGTAATCCATCTCCCCACATCTCAAATCTATCTGCAGAAGTAATTGCCTTTCGACAAAATGCAGCAGGAGCCTTCTCCCTTCCACCTGCACAATAAACAAAAACAAAGCAAAACAACTTGTCAAATTCAAAAGGTTATTTGTTGGTTAAGATAACGCAAAACTTTCAATTCAGTGAAAATGTATACCTTTCCATGTCCCAAAAGGACCATATATATTATGGAACCTCCCAATGCGACACTCAATTCCAAAATCCTTGTTATAGTGCTTGCATAACTCTTCTGTTGCAAGCTTCTCAAGCCCATATGCATCTTGTGGCTAGGAGGAGTTATAAAAACACATTTATATCGAGTCTAATTTGCAGTTGAATAACCAACATAACTGAATCAAACAATTAAAATTGATCAACAAACCTCAGCAGGCCAGGCATCAGACTCCTTCAAACTGACATTAGTTTCCAACTGTTTGAATTCAGGGTAGATACAAGCACTAGAGGCATAGAAAAACCTAAAACAAATGTTTGAGACACCGATAAAGCAATCATATAATCGAAACTATATATATGTCTGCTAAAAGATCAGCCCAAAAACTGTTTGTGACATGTAATTGAACAATGGACTTGCTAACCTCTTAACACCATTAATCCTGGCAGCCTCAATCATGTTAAAGCTAATCATTGTGTTGTTATACATAATGACAGAGTGGTTGGACTGGATGAAACCCATGCCACCCATATCAGCAGCAAGATTGAAAACATGGTCCACACCCTTGGTAACAGTGAGGCAGTTATCCATGACCCTGAGATCAACCAGATGGAATTCATGGCAGAACATATCCTCAGTCATGTGCTCATTCTTCTTCCAGTCAGAGGCAATGATGTAATGCCCCTCGGTCTTGAGGCGCCGCGCGATGTGAGAGGCGATAAAACCACCGGCACCAGTGATGGAAATTCTCAGCTTCTCTGATGGCCAGTAAGGTTCTCTCTCAAGCTCCTGGTAGGTGTATGCACCATAGTCGGTTGTTCCAGAACTTCCCATTCTACAAACAGAATCATAATCACTCACATTCACAAAAAAGGCACATAATTGTTCCGGGAATTAAATGCAAAAACAATTGCGTATCATGAAATTAGAACACAACAACATAAGACACATGGTTGCACATGGAAGACAACGTCAATTATTAcataagaacaataaaaataagggCAGCATATGCAAATGAATCACTCGCTCTATTTCCCTATGGAAAAAAACATACTTTTTTACAATTATggaaataaacaagaaaattctaATATATTCATAGCTAAATGACTGGAAGTATTGAAATTgaagcaaaacagaaagaaaataagaagtaaATAGAGGGTTTGATAGAGAAATTGCGTAGAAAAAGGGAAAATAGGTACCTGAAGGTGAGATTGGGAGGCTAAGAGGAAGAGATAGTGAgttgggaaggagaagaatggtGCGATgggttttatatataaatatatacactGTTTCTGAACCGTAAGGTCAGTGAGGACTGAGGACCACTCATTACTCTCGTTTCACTTGTCACTAATATCACAACGATTTTCATATGCAACGAAATCATTCACTTTCCACCCTCACTATTCACTAATCTcttccatctttttttttttttaacaaaagataAGGAGACTTGAATTCACAACCTTTGAGTATAGAAAGATTAtattatttgagttataatttattggcTTTAGATATCTTTTGTTTTACTTATATGGATCAATTCACTCAATTGTTTCTtattctttaatttcaaaatagaattcttttaaataatttaaatggaatttataaatacaaaatgtatttttttttaattgaaaaacatCTCTTGATTTTAATGATAATTGAGTaaagtttttcttattttagagatgataatttagtttttttttctattctatttcttataaaatttactttattcaataaatatttattgatgtgtatttatttgtgaaatgtacgaaaaatatctatttaatttatatttttattagtattttttaagtttatttttaccAATTTATAAAAATGATTAAGAGTCctcatttattcttttaattatttttttaatttataaataaataaagttttatgatttttatctttttaatgttTCAAAAAACAACATATCTATTTAAATTTGTATGGTATGTTGGTTATCGGACGGTTCAAAGATGTTTGCTGGGTGTGAAGGTGGGTTCTAGCCTAGACCTGGG
This window contains:
- the LOC112758272 gene encoding GDP-mannose 3,5-epimerase 2, coding for MGSSGTTDYGAYTYQELEREPYWPSEKLRISITGAGGFIASHIARRLKTEGHYIIASDWKKNEHMTEDMFCHEFHLVDLRVMDNCLTVTKGVDHVFNLAADMGGMGFIQSNHSVIMYNNTMISFNMIEAARINGVKRFFYASSACIYPEFKQLETNVSLKESDAWPAEPQDAYGLEKLATEELCKHYNKDFGIECRIGRFHNIYGPFGTWKGGREKAPAAFCRKAITSADRFEMWGDGLQTRSFTFIDECVEGVLRLTKSDFRDPVNIGSDEMVSMNEMAEIVLSFENKKIPIHHIPGPEGVRGRNSDNTLIKEKLGWAPTMKLKDGLRITYFWIKEQLEKEKAQGIDLSSYGSSKVVQTQAPVQLGSLRAADGKE